From one Pseudomonas sp. S35 genomic stretch:
- the araG gene encoding L-arabinose ABC transporter ATP-binding protein AraG, protein MTAAALRFEGIGKTFPGVKALDGISFSAQPGQVHALMGENGAGKSTLLKILGGAYIPSSGTVQIGEQTMAFKCAADSIASGVAVIHQELHLVPEMSVAENLFLGHLPSRFGMVNRGLLRKQALACLKGLADEIDPEEKLGRLSLGQRQLVEIAKALSRGAHVIAFDEPTSSLSAREIDRLMAIITRLRDEGKVVLYVSHRMEEVFRICNAVTVFKDGRYVRTFDDMSALSHDQLVTCMVGRDIQDIYDYRPREQGEVALKVDALLGPGLREPISFEVRKGEILGLFGLVGAGRTELFRLLSGLERSSAGSLELCGETLQLRSPRDAIAAGVLLCPEDRKKEGIIPLSSVAENINISARGAHSAFGWLLRETWEKGNADQQIKAMKVKTPDAQQKIMYLSGGNQQKAILGRWLSMPMKVLLLDEPTRGIDIGAKSEIYQIIHNLAASGIAVIVVSSDLMEVMGISDRILVLCEGALRGEQTRAHATESNLLQLALPRRVTN, encoded by the coding sequence ATGACCGCTGCGGCCCTGCGGTTCGAGGGGATCGGCAAAACCTTTCCCGGGGTCAAGGCGCTGGACGGCATCAGCTTCAGCGCCCAGCCGGGGCAGGTGCACGCGTTGATGGGCGAGAACGGCGCGGGCAAGTCGACGCTGCTGAAAATCCTCGGCGGCGCCTACATTCCCAGCAGCGGCACGGTGCAGATCGGCGAGCAGACCATGGCGTTCAAATGCGCGGCGGACAGCATCGCCAGTGGCGTCGCGGTGATCCACCAGGAGCTGCACCTGGTGCCGGAAATGAGCGTGGCCGAGAACCTGTTCCTCGGCCATCTTCCGTCGCGCTTCGGCATGGTCAATCGGGGCCTGCTGCGCAAGCAGGCCCTGGCTTGCCTCAAGGGGCTGGCGGATGAAATCGATCCTGAAGAAAAGCTCGGACGGCTGTCCCTGGGCCAACGCCAACTGGTGGAAATCGCCAAGGCGTTGTCCCGTGGCGCCCATGTGATTGCCTTCGACGAGCCCACCAGCAGCCTATCGGCGCGGGAGATCGACCGCTTGATGGCGATCATCACGCGCCTGCGCGATGAGGGCAAAGTGGTGCTCTACGTGTCGCACCGCATGGAAGAAGTGTTCCGCATTTGCAACGCAGTGACGGTGTTCAAGGACGGCCGTTACGTGCGCACCTTTGACGACATGAGCGCGTTGAGTCACGACCAGTTGGTGACCTGCATGGTCGGTCGCGACATTCAGGACATCTACGACTACCGCCCGCGTGAGCAGGGTGAGGTGGCGCTCAAGGTGGATGCTTTGCTGGGCCCCGGCCTGCGCGAGCCGATCAGTTTCGAGGTGCGCAAGGGCGAGATTCTTGGGCTGTTCGGCTTGGTCGGGGCAGGGCGCACGGAGCTGTTCCGCTTGCTCAGCGGTTTGGAGCGCAGCAGTGCCGGCAGCCTTGAGTTGTGCGGCGAAACATTGCAACTGCGCTCCCCGCGTGACGCCATCGCCGCCGGTGTTTTGTTGTGCCCGGAAGACCGCAAGAAGGAGGGCATCATTCCGCTTTCCAGCGTCGCCGAGAACATCAACATCAGCGCCCGTGGCGCCCATTCCGCGTTCGGTTGGTTGCTGCGCGAAACCTGGGAAAAAGGCAACGCCGACCAGCAAATCAAGGCGATGAAAGTCAAGACGCCGGATGCGCAACAGAAAATCATGTACCTGTCCGGCGGCAATCAGCAGAAGGCTATTTTGGGCCGCTGGCTGTCGATGCCGATGAAGGTCTTGCTGCTGGATGAGCCAACGCGGGGCATCGACATCGGCGCCAAGTCGGAGATTTACCAGATCATCCACAACCTCGCGGCCAGCGGCATTGCGGTGATTGTGGTGTCCAGCGATTTGATGGAAGTGATGGGCATTTCCGACCGCATCCTGGTGCTGTGCGAAGGCGCCCTGCGCGGTGAGCAAACCCGTGCACACGCCACTGAATCCAACCTGCTGCAGCTGGCCCTGCCGCGCCGCGTGACGAACTGA
- a CDS encoding substrate-binding domain-containing protein yields MFKKTLGTLALALAFSGVVSAAEEVKIGFLVKQAEEPWFQTEWAFAEKAGKQHGFTVIKIAVPDGEKTLSAIDSLAANGAKGFVICPPDVSLGPAIVAKAKLNGLKVMAVDDRFVDAKGNFMEDVPYLGMAAFEVGQKQGAAMAAEAKKRGWDWKDTYAVINTFNELDTGKKRTDGSIKSLEEAGIPKDHILTAALKTLDVPGSMDATNSALVKLPSGAKNLIIGGMNDNTVLGGVRATESAGFKAANVIGIGINGTDAIGELKKADSGFFGSMLPSPHIEGYNTALMMYEWVTKGTEPPKYTAMDEVTLITRANFQEELTKIGLWK; encoded by the coding sequence ATGTTTAAGAAAACACTAGGCACCCTGGCACTTGCCCTGGCGTTCAGCGGCGTTGTATCGGCCGCCGAAGAAGTGAAGATCGGCTTTTTGGTCAAACAAGCCGAAGAACCCTGGTTCCAGACCGAATGGGCCTTCGCCGAAAAAGCCGGTAAGCAACACGGTTTTACCGTGATCAAGATCGCCGTGCCCGATGGCGAAAAGACCCTTTCCGCCATCGACAGCCTGGCCGCCAACGGCGCCAAGGGCTTTGTGATCTGCCCGCCGGACGTGTCCCTCGGCCCGGCCATCGTGGCCAAGGCCAAGCTCAATGGCTTGAAAGTCATGGCGGTGGATGACCGCTTCGTCGATGCCAAGGGCAACTTCATGGAGGACGTGCCGTACCTGGGCATGGCTGCGTTTGAAGTCGGCCAGAAACAAGGCGCCGCCATGGCCGCCGAAGCGAAAAAACGTGGCTGGGATTGGAAGGACACCTACGCGGTGATCAACACCTTCAATGAACTCGACACCGGTAAAAAACGCACCGACGGCTCGATCAAATCCCTCGAAGAAGCCGGCATCCCCAAAGACCACATCCTCACCGCCGCGCTGAAAACCCTCGACGTGCCGGGCAGCATGGATGCCACCAACTCGGCGTTGGTCAAGCTGCCCAGCGGCGCGAAAAACCTGATCATCGGCGGCATGAACGACAACACCGTGCTCGGCGGCGTGCGCGCCACGGAAAGCGCCGGCTTCAAGGCGGCCAACGTGATCGGCATCGGCATCAACGGCACCGACGCCATCGGCGAACTGAAAAAGGCCGACAGCGGCTTCTTCGGCTCGATGCTGCCGAGCCCGCATATCGAGGGCTACAACACCGCGCTGATGATGTACGAGTGGGTCACCAAAGGTACCGAACCACCGAAGTACACCGCGATGGATGAAGTGACCCTGATCACCCGCGCCAACTTCCAGGAAGAACTGACCAAGATCGGGCTGTGGAAATGA
- a CDS encoding SDR family oxidoreductase → MQAQPLSLPAVPEPTYGERLKGKVVIITGAAQGIGEAIVACFQAQQARLVIADIQGEKVEKVAAHWRERGAQIYAQAVDITSKEQWQALVNMAIERFGRVDVLVNCAGVNVFCDPLEMTDEDWRRCFAIDLDGAWFGCRTVLPHMIEQGIGNIINIASTHSSHIIPGCFPYPVAKHGLLGLTRALGIEYAPKGIRVNAIAPGYIETQLNVDYWNGFADPHAERQRAFDLHPPKRIGQPVEVAMTALFLATDEAPFINATCLMIDGGRSVMYHD, encoded by the coding sequence ATGCAGGCACAACCGTTGTCACTCCCCGCCGTGCCCGAACCCACTTACGGCGAGCGGCTCAAAGGCAAGGTGGTGATCATCACCGGCGCCGCCCAAGGCATCGGCGAGGCCATCGTCGCGTGTTTCCAGGCCCAGCAGGCGCGCCTGGTGATCGCGGATATCCAAGGCGAAAAAGTCGAAAAAGTGGCCGCCCACTGGCGCGAACGCGGTGCCCAAATATATGCGCAAGCCGTCGATATCACCTCAAAAGAACAATGGCAGGCGCTGGTCAATATGGCCATCGAACGCTTCGGCCGCGTGGATGTGCTGGTCAACTGCGCTGGCGTCAACGTGTTCTGCGACCCGCTGGAAATGACCGACGAGGACTGGCGCCGCTGCTTCGCCATCGACCTCGACGGCGCCTGGTTTGGCTGCCGCACGGTGCTGCCGCACATGATCGAGCAGGGCATCGGCAACATCATCAACATAGCCTCCACCCATTCCAGCCACATCATCCCCGGTTGCTTCCCGTACCCGGTGGCCAAGCACGGCCTGCTCGGCCTGACCCGCGCCTTGGGCATCGAATACGCGCCCAAGGGCATCCGTGTGAATGCCATCGCGCCGGGCTATATCGAAACCCAACTCAACGTCGACTACTGGAACGGTTTCGCCGACCCCCACGCCGAGCGCCAGCGCGCCTTCGACCTGCACCCGCCCAAGCGCATTGGCCAGCCGGTGGAAGTGGCGATGACCGCGCTGTTCCTGGCCACCGACGAGGCGCCCTTTATCAATGCCACCTGCCTGATGATCGATGGCGGGCGGTCTGTGATGTACCACGACTAG
- a CDS encoding GNAT family N-acetyltransferase gives MTIEIRPAVPSDAAQILTFITELAEYEKARHEVIASVVDIERSLFSEGATAHGLICLRDGLPIGFAVFFFSYSTWLGSNCLYLEDLYINPEQRGGGAGKKLLRHLAKIAFDNGCGRFEWSVLDWNEPAIAFYKSIGAQPQEEWVRYRMEGDALRDFALG, from the coding sequence ATGACCATCGAGATTCGCCCCGCCGTGCCCAGCGATGCTGCGCAGATCCTGACGTTCATCACCGAGCTTGCCGAGTACGAGAAAGCCCGGCATGAAGTGATCGCCAGCGTGGTGGATATCGAGCGCAGCCTGTTCAGCGAGGGCGCCACCGCCCACGGCCTGATCTGCTTGCGTGATGGTTTGCCGATTGGTTTTGCGGTGTTCTTTTTCAGCTATTCCACCTGGCTGGGCAGCAACTGCCTGTACCTGGAAGACCTCTACATCAACCCCGAGCAACGCGGTGGCGGGGCGGGCAAGAAGTTGCTGCGCCACTTGGCCAAGATCGCGTTTGATAACGGCTGTGGCCGCTTCGAGTGGAGCGTGCTGGACTGGAACGAGCCGGCGATTGCCTTCTACAAATCCATCGGTGCGCAACCGCAGGAGGAGTGGGTGCGCTACCGCATGGAAGGTGATGCGTTGCGCGATTTTGCCTTGGGCTGA
- a CDS encoding MFS transporter, producing the protein MQSTPPVSTPLFALFCLASFLLSLSYGSTFLLSLLIHARGGNEHDAGSVISTAMLSTFVAVLLSGHLADALGAARAIAGMGVLLVVACLGFALMPGFGEGLMLFGLSLGLGWGVFYTLGPIIVAMLVAPQQRAKYFALLSGSMMSGIGSGPLLGRAANALGLPLTSAFYIAALASLVGVVMFWLLGTALKRHATAPVSKISWGACRRVLSSRAVFAIVMVGLGGCVFGGLSSFQTSYAAAHGLDYSLFFAGFVSAAITSRLLIAGYVVKRDAYVAACVLSGVMLGSILLFAFGVSGNVSYLLAAVTLGVGYGLTYSVINGLVANEAPAGTTSQALLLFSLAYFVGVFGFPWLAGWIIVDFGLPALMFGVVVVALGNWMISVARLVWRRATAHKILQVG; encoded by the coding sequence ATGCAGTCCACGCCCCCGGTGAGCACCCCGTTGTTCGCGCTGTTTTGCCTCGCCAGTTTCCTGCTGTCGCTGTCTTACGGCTCGACGTTTTTACTGTCGTTGCTGATTCACGCGCGCGGTGGCAACGAGCACGATGCCGGCAGTGTGATCTCCACGGCAATGCTCAGCACTTTTGTGGCGGTGCTGCTGTCCGGGCATTTGGCGGATGCGTTGGGCGCGGCGCGGGCCATTGCCGGGATGGGTGTGTTGCTGGTGGTGGCATGCCTGGGCTTTGCGTTGATGCCGGGGTTTGGTGAGGGTTTGATGCTGTTCGGGTTGTCCCTGGGTTTAGGTTGGGGGGTGTTCTACACCTTGGGCCCGATCATCGTGGCCATGCTGGTGGCGCCCCAGCAGCGCGCCAAATATTTCGCACTCCTGTCGGGCAGCATGATGAGCGGTATCGGTTCGGGGCCTCTGCTGGGCCGGGCCGCCAATGCGCTGGGGCTGCCCTTGACCAGTGCCTTCTACATTGCCGCGCTGGCCAGCCTGGTCGGGGTGGTGATGTTCTGGTTATTGGGCACGGCGCTCAAACGCCATGCCACGGCGCCGGTGTCGAAAATTTCCTGGGGGGCCTGCCGTCGTGTGCTGTCTTCACGGGCGGTGTTTGCCATTGTCATGGTGGGGCTCGGGGGTTGCGTGTTTGGTGGGTTGTCTTCGTTCCAGACCAGCTACGCGGCGGCTCACGGGCTGGATTATTCGCTGTTCTTTGCAGGGTTCGTCAGTGCGGCGATTACCAGTCGCCTGTTGATCGCCGGCTACGTGGTCAAGCGTGATGCCTATGTGGCCGCCTGCGTGTTGTCCGGGGTGATGCTGGGGTCGATCCTGCTGTTTGCCTTTGGTGTCAGTGGCAACGTGAGTTACCTGCTGGCGGCCGTGACGCTGGGGGTCGGTTATGGCCTGACGTATTCGGTGATCAACGGGCTGGTGGCCAACGAAGCACCGGCCGGCACCACGTCCCAGGCATTGCTGTTGTTCAGCCTGGCGTACTTTGTCGGCGTCTTCGGGTTTCCCTGGTTGGCGGGCTGGATCATCGTCGACTTCGGCCTGCCAGCGCTGATGTTCGGCGTAGTGGTCGTGGCCTTGGGCAATTGGATGATCAGCGTGGCGCGCCTGGTTTGGCGTCGAGCAACGGCACACAAAATTTTACAGGTGGGCTGA
- a CDS encoding PfkB family carbohydrate kinase — MSRLLHTGQVIVDLVMALDTLPATGGDVLAQSASFEAGGGFNVMAAARRNGLPVVYLGRHGDGRFGDLARAAMQAEGVQMAQCASEGKDTGLCVSLTEATTERTFISHIGAEGDLSAEDLARVVPLADDYVYVSGYSLLLEGKAQALLDWLLAMPRDITVVFDPGPLVKAPDSALMVALLPRIDIWTSNGPEALAFTGAKTLAQALLDLNRHLPDGALLVVRDGPNGCWVSRHGRADHMPGFKVRAVDSNGAGDAHAGVFIAGLASGLTPVEAACRANAAAALAVTRWGPATSPGTEEVDALLAQ; from the coding sequence ATGTCTAGATTGCTGCACACCGGCCAGGTCATCGTCGACCTGGTCATGGCCCTCGACACCTTGCCCGCCACCGGCGGCGACGTGCTCGCGCAATCGGCGAGTTTCGAAGCCGGTGGCGGTTTTAATGTGATGGCGGCGGCGCGACGCAATGGGTTGCCGGTGGTTTACTTGGGACGTCACGGCGACGGCCGCTTCGGCGACCTGGCCCGCGCGGCAATGCAGGCCGAAGGCGTGCAGATGGCCCAGTGTGCCAGCGAGGGCAAGGACACGGGGTTGTGCGTGTCGTTGACCGAGGCCACCACCGAGCGCACCTTCATTTCCCATATCGGCGCTGAAGGCGATTTAAGTGCCGAGGATTTGGCCCGTGTCGTTCCTCTGGCTGACGATTATGTGTACGTCAGCGGCTACAGCCTGTTGCTGGAGGGCAAGGCGCAGGCGTTACTCGATTGGCTGCTGGCGATGCCGCGCGATATCACTGTGGTGTTCGATCCTGGGCCGCTGGTCAAGGCGCCGGATTCGGCGCTGATGGTTGCCTTGCTGCCACGTATCGATATCTGGACCAGCAATGGCCCGGAAGCCCTGGCGTTTACGGGGGCGAAAACACTGGCGCAAGCGTTGCTCGACCTCAACCGGCATCTGCCCGATGGCGCGCTGCTGGTGGTGCGTGATGGGCCGAATGGCTGTTGGGTCAGCCGTCACGGGCGCGCCGACCATATGCCGGGTTTCAAGGTGAGGGCGGTGGACAGCAATGGCGCGGGAGACGCGCATGCGGGGGTGTTTATTGCCGGTTTGGCGTCTGGTTTGACACCGGTTGAAGCGGCGTGTCGGGCGAATGCGGCCGCAGCGTTGGCGGTAACGCGTTGGGGGCCGGCCACCTCGCCCGGCACCGAAGAAGTTGACGCCTTGCTTGCTCAGTAA
- a CDS encoding cytosine permease, with amino-acid sequence MSSTSSGQSAGQLETRGIEPVPEGECNGHPLQLFWVWFAANISILGLPLGATLVAFRGLAIWQAIIVAILGAAGSFAVVGIISIAGRRGRAPSLTLSRAIFGVRGNIGPTLVSLMSRLGWETVNTTTAAFVLLSLCSILFGSPVEAKSAPVLTLIFIAIFVLLTLAVSGLGHATLLVIQKWATYVFGALNILVGGFLCATIDWSAVFNATPAPLSAMIIGVGTMAAGTGIGWANAGADMSRYQHRSVKAVRLVASAAFGAGIPLVLLITLGGLLSVGNNDLASATDPIIAIRDMLPTWMAVPYLITAFGGLLLSNNLSVYSAGLTTLTLGLKVKRVHAVIVDIVAIFAGSIYFMLIADSFYGPFITFISLLAVPITAWVGIFVVDLIHRHYYSPKDLLDVSPSSAYWYRGGVEWRAFGAWAVAIVLGFSFTTIGTTAENIWFAGPLSDSWLGHNGLGWIVTFLVAGGIYAVLGGAADRRPALVERPNV; translated from the coding sequence ATGAGCAGCACTTCTTCCGGCCAAAGCGCCGGGCAATTGGAAACACGCGGCATTGAACCGGTCCCCGAAGGCGAGTGCAACGGCCATCCGCTGCAACTGTTCTGGGTCTGGTTCGCCGCCAACATCAGCATCCTCGGCTTGCCGCTCGGCGCGACGCTGGTGGCGTTCCGGGGCCTGGCGATCTGGCAGGCGATCATCGTGGCGATCCTCGGCGCTGCTGGCTCCTTTGCGGTGGTGGGCATCATCTCCATTGCTGGCCGCCGTGGCCGTGCGCCGAGCCTGACCCTGTCCCGCGCCATCTTCGGGGTGCGCGGCAATATCGGCCCGACGTTGGTCTCGCTGATGTCGCGCCTGGGTTGGGAAACCGTCAACACCACCACGGCGGCGTTCGTGTTGCTGTCGTTGTGTTCGATCCTGTTCGGCTCGCCGGTCGAGGCCAAAAGCGCGCCGGTGCTGACGCTGATCTTCATCGCCATTTTCGTGCTGCTGACCCTGGCCGTTTCCGGCCTGGGCCACGCCACCTTGCTGGTGATCCAGAAGTGGGCCACCTACGTGTTCGGTGCGTTGAATATCCTGGTGGGCGGCTTCCTGTGCGCCACCATTGACTGGAGCGCGGTGTTCAACGCCACGCCGGCACCGCTGAGCGCGATGATCATCGGCGTCGGCACGATGGCCGCCGGCACCGGTATCGGCTGGGCCAACGCCGGTGCCGACATGTCGCGCTACCAGCACCGCAGCGTCAAGGCCGTGCGCCTGGTAGCGTCCGCCGCGTTTGGTGCGGGGATTCCGCTGGTGCTGCTGATTACCCTCGGCGGCCTGCTGTCGGTGGGCAACAATGATTTGGCCTCGGCCACCGACCCGATCATCGCGATCCGCGACATGCTGCCCACCTGGATGGCCGTGCCGTACCTGATCACCGCGTTCGGCGGGTTGCTGCTGTCGAACAACCTGTCGGTGTACTCGGCCGGCCTCACCACCTTGACCCTCGGGTTGAAGGTCAAGCGTGTGCACGCGGTGATCGTCGACATCGTGGCGATCTTCGCCGGTTCGATTTACTTCATGCTGATCGCCGACAGTTTCTACGGCCCGTTCATCACCTTCATCTCGTTGCTTGCGGTGCCGATCACCGCATGGGTCGGGATCTTTGTGGTCGACCTGATCCACCGTCATTACTACAGCCCCAAGGATCTGCTGGACGTCAGCCCAAGCAGCGCCTACTGGTATCGCGGCGGCGTGGAGTGGCGTGCCTTCGGCGCCTGGGCGGTGGCGATTGTGCTGGGTTTCAGCTTCACCACCATCGGCACTACCGCCGAAAACATCTGGTTCGCCGGGCCGTTGTCCGACTCCTGGCTGGGCCACAACGGCCTGGGCTGGATCGTCACCTTCCTGGTGGCTGGCGGGATTTATGCCGTACTGGGCGGCGCGGCGGATCGTCGCCCAGCGTTAGTAGAGCGTCCCAATGTCTAG
- a CDS encoding ADP-ribosylglycohydrolase family protein, producing MTPNTRALGAFYGLALGDALGMPTQSLSREQVRQRFGAITALEDAGADQPIAPNMPAGSITDDTEQAILVGELLVQGQGKIEPTVLAQRLIDWEAVMRAKGSQDLLGPSTKRAIDMILAGHTPEESGRYGTTNGAAMRITPVGIAADVSDPAAFIQAVIQACQVTHNTTLGISSAAAVAAVVSAGINGVDLGEALNIGTQIAQQAEGHGHWVAGGRISTRISWARTLSVGSGDTALFADLLYELIGTSVASQESVVVSFALAQQVAVGDLNAFQALCLAASLGGDTDTIAAILGAMLGACLGMQCWPAAMIEQVKVVNGLDLQPLVEALLKMR from the coding sequence ATGACCCCGAATACTCGCGCCCTGGGCGCTTTCTACGGTCTTGCGCTAGGCGATGCCCTGGGCATGCCCACTCAGTCCCTGAGCCGCGAGCAAGTGCGACAGCGCTTCGGTGCCATCACCGCCCTCGAAGATGCCGGTGCCGACCAACCTATCGCGCCGAACATGCCCGCCGGTTCCATCACTGACGACACCGAGCAGGCGATTCTGGTCGGCGAGTTGCTGGTGCAGGGCCAAGGCAAAATCGAACCCACCGTACTCGCCCAGCGCCTGATCGACTGGGAAGCGGTGATGCGGGCCAAGGGGTCCCAGGACCTGCTCGGCCCGTCGACCAAGCGCGCCATCGACATGATCCTGGCCGGGCATACCCCGGAAGAATCCGGGCGCTACGGCACCACCAATGGCGCCGCCATGCGCATCACGCCCGTGGGCATCGCCGCCGATGTCAGCGACCCGGCAGCGTTTATCCAGGCGGTGATCCAGGCGTGCCAGGTCACGCACAACACGACCTTGGGCATCTCCAGTGCGGCAGCGGTGGCGGCGGTGGTGTCTGCCGGGATCAACGGCGTGGACCTCGGCGAAGCGCTGAACATCGGCACCCAGATCGCCCAGCAGGCCGAAGGCCACGGTCATTGGGTTGCCGGCGGCCGTATTTCTACCCGCATCAGTTGGGCGCGCACCTTGAGTGTCGGCAGTGGCGACACCGCCTTGTTTGCCGACTTGCTGTACGAATTGATCGGCACCTCCGTCGCCTCCCAGGAGTCGGTGGTGGTGTCGTTCGCCCTCGCCCAGCAAGTGGCGGTGGGTGACCTGAATGCGTTCCAAGCCCTGTGCCTGGCCGCCAGCCTGGGGGGCGACACCGACACCATCGCGGCGATTTTGGGCGCGATGCTCGGCGCGTGTCTGGGCATGCAGTGCTGGCCTGCGGCAATGATCGAACAGGTCAAGGTCGTGAATGGGTTGGACCTGCAGCCGTTGGTTGAAGCTTTGTTGAAAATGCGCTGA
- a CDS encoding GntR family transcriptional regulator: MIRHVRFDKKKRVVDELIRRIEGGVMADGFLLPGEHQLAEEFAVSRGTLREALAELKRRNYIATQSGVGSIVTFDGMVLDQNSGWAQALADTGALVITDILRLEAVTRPDLSSRFGTERFIALDRRRRTTDGTAVSLERSLMPASGGLESLPHVGLIDNSLTITLAAYGYVGADGDQWIGAEPLSEEDAQLLGRPAGSVFLKASRTTYDRRERFMEHVESLLDPLHFRLHLQFGSSK, translated from the coding sequence ATGATTAGACATGTTCGATTTGATAAGAAAAAACGCGTCGTCGACGAGCTCATCCGCCGTATCGAGGGTGGAGTGATGGCCGACGGTTTCCTGCTGCCGGGCGAGCACCAACTCGCCGAAGAGTTCGCGGTCAGCCGTGGCACCCTGCGCGAAGCGTTGGCCGAGCTCAAGCGGCGCAATTACATTGCGACCCAGAGCGGTGTCGGCTCCATCGTCACGTTTGACGGCATGGTGCTCGACCAGAACAGCGGGTGGGCCCAGGCCTTGGCAGACACCGGCGCCTTGGTGATCACCGACATCCTGCGCCTGGAAGCGGTGACGCGTCCCGACCTGTCCAGCCGGTTCGGCACCGAGCGATTTATCGCCCTCGATCGCCGCCGGCGCACCACCGATGGCACCGCCGTGTCCCTTGAACGTTCGCTGATGCCTGCATCTGGCGGCCTGGAAAGCCTGCCCCACGTCGGCCTGATCGACAACTCCCTGACCATCACCCTGGCGGCCTACGGCTATGTCGGCGCCGACGGTGACCAATGGATCGGCGCCGAGCCCTTGAGCGAGGAAGACGCACAGTTGCTCGGCCGCCCGGCGGGCAGCGTGTTTCTCAAGGCTTCGCGCACCACCTACGACCGGCGCGAGCGGTTCATGGAACACGTCGAAAGCTTGCTCGACCCTCTGCACTTTCGCCTGCACCTGCAATTTGGATCTTCGAAATGA
- a CDS encoding DUF1285 domain-containing protein codes for MTDSAKGNDLLAQLPKGKGPAPVHLWNPDFCGNIDMRIARDGTWFYQGTPIGRKPMVKLFSNIIRRDGDDYFLITPVEKVGITVDDAPFVALTLEVEGQGESQLLRFTTNVDEQIEADIEHPLRVVIDPVTQEPAPYLRVRTNLEALVHRNVFYQLVELAVSRPINGQNWLGVWSGGEFFRIGLEP; via the coding sequence ATGACCGATTCCGCCAAGGGCAACGACCTGTTGGCCCAACTCCCTAAAGGCAAGGGGCCGGCGCCGGTGCACCTGTGGAACCCGGATTTCTGCGGCAACATCGACATGCGCATCGCCCGCGATGGCACCTGGTTCTACCAAGGCACGCCCATCGGGCGAAAGCCGATGGTCAAGCTGTTCTCCAACATCATTCGCCGCGATGGCGATGATTACTTCCTGATTACTCCCGTGGAAAAAGTCGGCATCACCGTCGATGATGCGCCCTTTGTCGCGCTGACCCTGGAAGTTGAAGGGCAGGGTGAAAGCCAGTTGCTGCGCTTTACCACCAACGTCGATGAACAGATCGAAGCCGATATCGAACACCCGCTGCGGGTGGTGATCGACCCCGTCACCCAGGAACCTGCGCCCTACCTGCGAGTACGCACCAACCTCGAAGCCCTGGTGCATCGCAACGTGTTCTACCAATTGGTCGAGTTGGCCGTGAGCCGTCCGATCAACGGTCAGAACTGGCTGGGCGTGTGGAGCGGCGGCGAGTTTTTCCGCATTGGCCTGGAGCCCTGA
- a CDS encoding DUF4823 domain-containing protein: MRSLVLLLASLTLSGCMTVSDMAEGTRYQMSDAGLLDHSDTRRSASVRIQPDSFVFIAQGAFVPPGSAYPRPNVVAEEAFNGFVEYFPMVRRARQPEGLEQAMAEARAAGAHYLLYCRFAKADDRIGNADEWADQEALDRVGLDSGVIQIMLIETSTQYLIDTARIRSRGGLLTFHDNRPQDLIARPLAQYARGLLGMSDQ, translated from the coding sequence ATGCGTAGTCTGGTTTTGTTGCTGGCGTCATTGACGCTGAGTGGTTGCATGACCGTCAGCGATATGGCCGAAGGCACCCGCTATCAGATGAGCGACGCCGGGTTGCTCGACCACAGCGATACGCGCCGTAGCGCCTCAGTTCGCATACAGCCGGACTCCTTCGTCTTTATCGCCCAAGGCGCGTTCGTGCCGCCGGGCAGCGCCTATCCACGTCCGAACGTGGTGGCTGAAGAAGCCTTCAACGGCTTCGTCGAATACTTCCCCATGGTGCGCCGCGCCCGTCAGCCCGAGGGGCTTGAGCAGGCGATGGCTGAAGCCCGTGCGGCGGGTGCCCACTACCTGCTGTATTGCCGATTCGCCAAGGCGGATGACCGTATCGGCAACGCCGATGAATGGGCCGATCAAGAGGCCCTGGACCGGGTTGGCCTGGACAGCGGTGTGATCCAGATCATGTTGATCGAGACCAGTACCCAGTATTTGATTGATACTGCACGTATTCGCAGTCGTGGCGGTTTACTGACGTTCCACGACAATCGGCCACAAGACCTGATTGCCCGCCCGCTGGCGCAGTACGCCCGAGGCCTGCTGGGCATGAGTGATCAGTAA